A window of the Mucilaginibacter sp. cycad4 genome harbors these coding sequences:
- a CDS encoding FtsL-like putative cell division protein yields the protein MTNRLRTEIQEEEEVEEVIEDRPARELPDNFFTQLFTKGFLTTERATSALPFVLFLAFLGMVYIGNMHYAEKSVREIDALTKEVKELGWDYKSTKADMAYKSTLTEVARRADTLGLSQSVDPPGKITVKEVSDGN from the coding sequence ATGACCAATCGTTTACGTACAGAAATTCAGGAGGAAGAAGAGGTTGAGGAAGTAATTGAGGATAGGCCTGCAAGGGAATTACCTGATAACTTTTTTACGCAACTTTTTACCAAAGGTTTTCTCACTACCGAGAGGGCTACCAGCGCTTTGCCTTTTGTTTTGTTTTTGGCTTTTTTGGGTATGGTGTACATTGGTAATATGCACTATGCCGAAAAATCGGTGCGTGAAATTGACGCGCTTACCAAAGAAGTTAAGGAATTGGGCTGGGATTATAAATCGACTAAGGCCGATATGGCCTATAAAAGTACGCTTACCGAAGTGGCCAGGCGTGCGGATACACTGGGCCTGAGTCAATCAGTTGACCCGCCCGGAAAAATAACAGTGAAGGAGGTATCTGATGGGAATTAG
- the rsmH gene encoding 16S rRNA (cytosine(1402)-N(4))-methyltransferase RsmH: MSEYHVPVMLKECIDGLNIDPDGTYVDVTFGGGGHSREILKHLGPKGRLIAFDQDADAQQNIIDDERFVFVDQNFRYLKNFCRLHGAIPVNGILADLGVSSHQFDEADRGFSIRFDAELDMRMNQLGELTAKDVVNNYPAAELHRIFGIYGEIQNAKSLAETIATARLNTSIVTIADLKNVISNRIPKGKENKYLAQVFQALRIEVNQELEALKDFLMQSAEVLGVGGRLVVMSYHSLEDRLVKNFIAKGKFSGELEKDLYGNDNKPLDAVSRGAITASAEEVTNNNRARSAKLRIAVKK, encoded by the coding sequence ATGAGTGAGTACCATGTACCGGTAATGCTGAAGGAATGCATTGATGGGCTGAATATTGATCCGGATGGTACTTATGTGGATGTGACTTTTGGTGGTGGCGGGCATTCGCGGGAGATTTTGAAGCATTTGGGCCCCAAAGGCAGGCTGATCGCTTTTGATCAGGATGCCGATGCGCAGCAAAATATAATTGATGATGAGCGTTTTGTTTTTGTAGACCAGAATTTCAGGTACCTCAAAAACTTTTGCCGTTTACATGGGGCTATACCCGTAAATGGCATTCTGGCCGATTTGGGTGTGTCATCGCACCAGTTTGATGAGGCCGACCGCGGGTTTTCCATCCGGTTTGATGCCGAGTTGGATATGCGCATGAACCAGTTGGGCGAGCTGACTGCTAAGGATGTGGTAAATAATTATCCGGCTGCCGAGCTGCACCGGATCTTTGGCATTTACGGAGAAATTCAAAATGCAAAATCGCTGGCCGAAACCATTGCAACTGCAAGGTTAAATACATCGATAGTGACCATTGCCGATCTCAAAAATGTGATCAGTAACCGCATCCCGAAGGGAAAAGAAAATAAATACCTGGCACAGGTGTTTCAGGCATTAAGGATAGAGGTTAACCAGGAGCTGGAGGCATTGAAAGATTTTTTGATGCAGTCGGCCGAGGTTTTAGGTGTTGGCGGCAGGCTGGTGGTGATGTCGTATCACTCGTTAGAAGACAGGTTGGTGAAAAACTTCATCGCCAAAGGTAAGTTCAGCGGCGAGCTGGAGAAAGACCTTTATGGAAATGATAATAAACCGCTTGATGCTGTAAGCCGCGGGGCTATAACAGCATCGGCAGAGGAGGTAACTAATAATAACAGGGCACGGAGCGCTAAATTAAGAATAGCTGTAAAAAAATGA
- a CDS encoding division/cell wall cluster transcriptional repressor MraZ, which produces MSFLTGEFECKLDPKFRMMIPAGLKKKLPELEAEGLVINRGFEKYLVIYTKKEWDKRLEELSKLNEYEEDNIAFIRYFTRGATELMPDAAGRVLLPKFLLEYAGIKGDVVLACQLNKIEVWDAEAHRKLMDDEPKSFSALAKKVMGGKSKEQE; this is translated from the coding sequence ATGTCGTTTTTAACCGGTGAATTTGAGTGTAAACTTGATCCTAAATTTAGGATGATGATCCCGGCTGGCCTTAAAAAAAAGCTTCCTGAGCTGGAAGCTGAAGGCCTGGTGATCAATCGCGGGTTTGAAAAATACCTTGTCATATACACTAAAAAGGAATGGGATAAACGACTTGAAGAATTGAGCAAACTTAATGAATACGAAGAGGATAATATAGCCTTTATACGATATTTTACCCGTGGCGCCACTGAGCTTATGCCTGATGCCGCCGGGCGGGTATTATTGCCAAAATTCCTGTTGGAGTATGCGGGTATAAAAGGTGATGTGGTGCTGGCTTGCCAGTTAAACAAAATTGAGGTTTGGGATGCTGAAGCGCATCGTAAGCTGATGGATGATGAGCCAAAAAGCTTTAGCGCATTGGCAAAAAAAGTAATGGGTGGTAAAAGTAAGGAGCAGGAATGA